One Malus domestica chromosome 11, GDT2T_hap1 genomic region harbors:
- the LOC103448055 gene encoding protein NUCLEAR FUSION DEFECTIVE 4 produces MSIKRGSEPFQFAIHVVKGRWFSVFASFLIMAGAGATYLFGVYSKQIKSSLGYDQTTLNLLGFFKDLGANVGVLSGLIGEVTPTWFVLLIGSAMNFAGYFMIWLAVTAKIPKPKVWHMCLYICIGANSQNFANTGALVTCVKNFPASRGVMLGLLKGFTGLSGAMFTQIYLAVYGDNSKSMILLIAWLPAALSVIFVYTIRPMKLVRQPNELRVFYHFLYVSIGLAVFLMVMIVLQKQVDFSQAAYAGSVSVVCFFLFVPLGIAIREELILWNLMKQPVDPPTELTVKKLPAQESEAKEEQEKKTKISCFVDVFNKPKRGEDYSILQALLSVDMLILFIATLCGLGSSLTAVDNLGQIGESLGYPTKTISSFVSLVSIWNYFGRVFSGFVSESLLVKWKVPRPLMMTLVLLLSCVGHLLIAFPAPGSVYVASVIIGFSFGAQLPLLFAIISELFGLKYYSTLFNCGQLASPLGSYILNVKVTGMLYDREALKELAKSGMARSSVKELICLGNQCYRLAFSILTAITFFGAVVSLILVVRTREFYKGDIYKKFREEAEDS; encoded by the coding sequence ATGAGCATCAAGAGAGGGAGCGAACCATTTCAATTTGCAATCCATGTGGTTAAAGGAAGATGGTTCTCAGTTTTTGCCTCATTTCTCATAATGGCAGGAGCTGGAGCTACTTACCTCTTTGGTGTCTACTCCAAGCAGATCAAGTCCTCTCTGGGCTATGACCAAACTACCCTCAACCTGCTAGGGTTTTTCAAGGACCTTGGTGCAAATGTTGGTGTCCTCTCAGGGCTCATTGGTGAAGtcacaccaacatggtttgtCCTCCTCATTGGCTCAGCCATGAATTTTGCAGGCTACTTCATGATTTGGCTTGCTGTCACTGCCAAAATCCCTAAGCCAAAAGTTTGGCACATGTGCCTCTACATTTGCATTGGAGCCAACTCTCAGAATTTTGCGAATACAGGAGCTCTTGTCACATGTGTGAAGAATTTTCCGGCTAGTCGCGGCGTTATGCTTGGATTGTTAAAGGGGTTTACAGGACTCAGTGGAGCTATGTTCACTCAAATTTACTTGGCGGTTTATGGAGACAACTCGAAATCCATGATTCTTCTCATTGCTTGGCTTCCGGCTGCGCTGTCGGTAATTTTCGTGTACACCATTAGGCCAATGAAGCTTGTTAGGCAACCCAATGAGCTCAGAGTGTTTTACCACTTCCTCTATGTCTCAATTGGTCTTGCTGTTTTCCTCATGGTTATGATTGTACTTCAGAAGCAGGTTGATTTCTCACAAGCTGCTTATGCTGGAAGTGTTTCTGTggtttgttttttcctttttgtcccTCTTGGTATTGCAATTAGAGAGGAGTTAATCCTATGGAATCTCATGAAACAACCTGTTGATCCTCCAACCGAGTTAACTGTTAAGAAACTTCCGGCACAAGAAAGTGAAGCGAAAGAGgagcaagaaaagaaaacaaagatttCTTGTTTTGTTGATGTATTCAACAAACCAAAAAGAGGAGAGGACTACTCAATCTTACAAGCATTGCTAAGCGTCGACATGCTCATTTTGTTCATCGCAACACTATGCGGGCTCGGGTCAAGCTTGACAGCAGTGGACAATTTGGGGCAAATTGGTGAGTCTCTTGGATATCCCACTAAAACAATAAGCTCATTTGTGTCATTGGTGAGCATATGGAACTACTTTGGGAGGGTTTTTTCGGGGTTTGTCTCCGAAAGCCTATTGGTAAAATGGAAGGTCCCCAGACCCCTAATGATGactcttgttcttcttctgtCCTGCGTTGGCCACCTCCTCATTGCATTTCCTGCCCCGGGATCAGTCTATGTGGCATCCGTGATCATCGGATTTTCTTTCGGTGCTCAATTGCCATTGCTTTTCGCAATCATTTCCGAGCTCTTTGGGCTCAAGTACTACTCCACATTGTTCAATTGTGGACAGCTTGCAAGCCCCCTCGGGTCCTATATTCTGAATGTGAAAGTTACCGGAATGCTGTATGACAGAGAAGCATTGAAGGAGTTGGCAAAGAGTGGGATGGCTAGGTCTTCGGTGAAGGAGCTGATTTGCCTTGGGAACCAATGTTATAGGTTGGCTTTCTCAATTTTAACCGCTATAACATTCTTTGGTGCGGTTGTTTCGTTGATTTTGGTGGTGAGGACAAGAGAGTTTTACAAAGGTGATATTTATAAGAAGTTTAGAGAGGAAGCAGAGGACtcttag
- the LOC103448054 gene encoding protein NUCLEAR FUSION DEFECTIVE 4-like: MSSSRSSSTSNGGGPCEFALQVVKGRWFTVFASFLIMAGAGATYLFGVYSKDIKSTLGYDQTTLNMLGFFKDLGANVGVLSGLIGEITPTWFVLLLGSGLNFVGYFMIYLAITEKIAKPKVWQMCLYICVGANSQNFVNTGALVTCVKNFPESRGVMLGLLKGFTGLSGAIFTQLYLAIYPNDSKSLILLIGWLPAALSVVFVYTIRPMQVVRQKNEIRVFYHFLYISISLALFIMAISLIQRKVAFSQAAYAGTATVVCLFMFIPLGVAIREELVLWNLKKKTVDPRTEIAVEKPSEIQEVKDDLDPASSSSAVQDQNKKSTSCCGDICKKPTRGEDYTILQALLSTDMIILFIATFCGLGSSLTAIDNLGQIGEALGYPTKTISTFVSLVSIWNYFGRVFSGFVSETLMGKWKVPRTLMMTIMLVLSSISYLSIAFPFRGSVYVASVVIGVSFGAQLTLLFTIISELFGLKYYATLFNCGQLASPLGSYILNVKVTGMLYDREALKQLAKKGLTKASVKELTCLGSQCYRLSFCILAGITFFGALVSLILVVRTREFYKGDIYKKYREPA, from the coding sequence ATGAGTAGTTCTAGGAGCAGCAGCACCAGCAATGGAGGTGGACCGTGTGAATTTGCATTGCAGGTGGTGAAAGGAAGATGGTTCACGGTTTTTGCATCTTTTCTGATCATGGCAGGAGCTGGTGCCACCTATCTCTTTGGTGTATATTCCAAAGACATCAAGTCCACTCTTGGATACGACCAAACTACCCTCAACATGCTAGGCTTCTTCAAGGACCTTGGTGCAAATGTTGGTGTCCTCTCAGGGCTAATTGGTGAGATAACCCCTACCTGGTTTGTCCTTCTACTAGGATCAGGCCTGAATTTTGTTGGGTATTTCATGATTTACCTTGCTATCACTGAAAAAATTGCAAAACCTAAAGTTTGGCAGATGTGCCTTTACATTTGCGTTGGAGCCAATtctcaaaattttgtaaacaccGGAGCTCTTGTCACTTGTGTAAAAAATTTCCCAGAAAGTAGAGGTGTAATGCTTGGTCTGTTAAAAGGTTTTACTGGGCTCAGTGGAGCTATTTTTACCCAGCTTTACCTTGCCATTTACCCTAATGACTCAAAATCATTGATTCTTTTAATTGGGTGGCTGCCTGCTGCACTATCAGTAGTTTTTGTTTACACCATTAGGCCAATGCAAGTGGTTAGGCAGAAAAATGAGATAAGGGTTTTTTACCACTTCCTCTACATCTCAATCTCCCTTGCATTGTTCATCATGGCTATTAGTTTGATTCAAAGGAAGGTTGCTTTCTCCCAAGCTGCCTATGCTGGAACTGCTACCGTTGTTTGCCTGTTTATGTTTATCCCTCTCGGGGTTGCCATTCGAGAAGAGCTAGTCCTCTGGAACCTCAAGAAAAAAACAGTTGATCCACGGACTGAGATCGCTGTTGAAAAGCCGAGCGAAATCCAAGAAGTTAAGGATGATTTGGATCCGGCGTCAAGTTCCTCAGCTGTGCAAGATCAAAACAAAAAGAGCACATCTTGTTGCGGCGACATATGCAAAAAACCAACAAGAGGTGAAGATTATACAATTTTACAAGCACTTTTAAGTACGGACATGATTATTTTGTTCATTGCAACATTTTGTGGACTTGGATCAAGTTTGACAGCAATTGACAATTTAGGGCAGATTGGTGAGGCATTAGGATATCCAACCAAAACAATAAGCACATTTGTTTCTTTAGTGAGCATTTGGAACTATTTTGGTAGGGTTTTCTCTGGGTTTGTCTCAGAAACCCTAATGGGGAAGTGGAAAGTCCCTAGAACACTCATGATGACCATCATGCTTGTTCTATCATCCATTTCCTACCTCTCCATCGCCTTCCCATTCCGGGGTTCGGTCTACGTGGCATCGGTGGTAATCGGAGTCTCTTTCGGCGCTCAACTGACATTGCTTTTCACAATTATTTCCGAGCTCTTTGGCCTGAAATACTATGCTACATTGTTCAATTGTGGGCAGCTTGCAAGTCCCCTTGGGTCCTATATTCTCAATGTGAAGGTGACCGGGATGCTCTATGATAGAGAGGCACTGAAGCAGCTAGCAAAGAAAGGGCTGACGAAGGCGTCGGTGAAGGAGCTTACTTGCCTTGGAAGTCAATGCTATAGGCTGTCTTTCTGTATTCTGGCTGGTATCACATTCTTTGGTGCTCTTGTTTCACTGATTCTAGTGGTAAGGACTAGAGAGTTCTACAAAGGTGATATTTATAAGAAGTATAGAGAGCCTGCATAG
- the LOC103448056 gene encoding probable glucuronoxylan glucuronosyltransferase IRX7: MVELQHQQKQIERAPRARGFYVRMKLLPTTKNGGRLVPQLEKKNFFYRYCKWVLWLSLSLYFFSSFLISNHNEEQNKPPTSLSTTHFSTFAARALIESATINNATKQGTLFDGLKVYVYDLPPKYNTDWLKNERCSSHLFASEVAIHRALLTSDALTVDPYEADFFFVPVYVSCNFSTVNGFPAIGHARNLIASAIDLVRAEYPFWERTHGADHVFVAAHDFGSCFHTMEDVAISDGVPGFLKNSIVLQTFGVTHHHPCQEVENVVIPPYVSPEKVRATLESFPITGRRDIFAFFRGKMEVHPKNVSGRFYSKRVRTELWRKYNGDRRFYLQRQRFAGYQSEIARSKFCLCPLGWAPWSPRLVESVALGCVPVIIADGIRLPFDNVVPWAEISVNVAEKDVGKLAEILEHVAATNLTSIQKKLRDPRVRGALLFNDRVHEGDATWNVLSALATKLARSHRRARVSSQ; this comes from the exons ATGGTGGAGCTGCAGCACCAGCAGAAGCAGATCGAGAGAGCCCCAAGAGCCAGAGGCTTCTATGTCAGGATGAAGCTCCTGCCCACCACCAAAAATGGAGGAAGACTGGTTCCCCAATTGGAAAAAAAGAACTTCTTTTACAGATATTGCAAATGGGTCCTCTGGCTCTCCCTTTCCCTCTACTTCTTCAGCTCCTTCCTCATCAGCAACCACAACGAAGAACAAAACAAACCCCCTACCTCCCTCTCCACAACCCATTTCTCCACCTTCGCCGCCCGCGCCCTTATCGAATCCGCCACCATTAACAACGCAACAAAACAAG GCACATTGTTCGACGGATTAAAGGTTTACGTCTACGATTTGCCCCCGAAATACAACACGGATTGGCTAAAAAACGAGAGGTGCAGCTCCCACCTGTTCGCCTCCGAGGTTGCCATTCACCGGGCCCTGCTGACCAGCGACGCGTTGACCGTTGACCCCTATGAAGCCGACTTCTTCTTCGTCCCTGTCTACGTGTCCTGTAACTTCAGCACCGTCAATGGCTTCCCGGCGATCGGCCACGCCCGAAATCTCATTGCCTCCGCCATTGACTTAGTCCGGGCGGAATACCCGTTCTGGGAACGGACGCACGGCGCCGATCACGTTTTCGTCGCCGCCCACGATTTCGGTTCTTGCTTCCACACCATG GAGGACGTGGCGATTTCGGATGGGGTACCCGGATTTTTGAAGAACTCGATCGTGTTGCAGACGTTCGGCGTGACGCATCACCACCCATGTCAAGAGGTAGAGAATGTGGTCATTCCGCCGTACGTCTCCCCGGAAAAAGTACGGGCGACGCtggaaagctttcccataaccgGCCGACGGGATATCTTCGCCTTCTTCCGAGGGAAGATGGAGGTCCACCCGAAGAACGTCAGCGGCCGGTTTTACAGCAA GCGGGTGAGGACGGAGCTGTGGCGGAAGTACAACGGTGACCGGAGGTTTTACCTGCAGAGGCAGCGGTTTGCCGGTTACCAATCGGAGATCGCGCGGTCGAAATTTTGTCTGTGTCCTCTAGGATGGGCCCCGTGGAGTCCAAGGCTGGTAGAATCAGTCGCTTTGGGCTGCGTGCCGGTGATCATAGCTGACGGGATTCGGTTGCCGTTCGACAACGTCGTTCCGTGGGCGGAGATATCGGTGAACGTCGCGGAGAAGGACGTGGGGAAATTGGCGGAGATACTCGAACACGTGGCGGCGACCAACTTGACTTCCATCCAAAAGAAGTTGCGGGACCCGCGTGTTCGAGGGGCCCTACTGTTCAATGACCGGGTCCACGAAGGCGACGCCACGTGGAACGTTCTTTCCGCTCTGGCGACCAAGCTGGCCAGGTCACACAGGCGGGCAAGGGTTTCGAGCCAGTGA